Proteins encoded by one window of Xiphias gladius isolate SHS-SW01 ecotype Sanya breed wild chromosome 15, ASM1685928v1, whole genome shotgun sequence:
- the hmx1 gene encoding homeobox protein HMX1: MQEKLTETLAPTSSRASSFFIENLLGKERNGQESLANNSRGEAGAETVCAGRVLNAHHVDTSAPAPRGTGSAAWSQHRDTPLHWYRGGANLNFRALETPHSPRDNPCSEDHCCSVTTSDRGSPAVSEPITESSDETDRKTGDSNLTDDNEDAQHAFDTRPEQETPSDPSSTRKKKTRTVFSRSQVFQLESTFDVKRYLSSSERAGLAASLHLTETQVKIWFQNRRNKWKRQLAADLEAAHIPNSAQRIVRVPILYHEGPAPTAALGFNLTGHPVSSPVAGFSSSISYPLSSFAHSMSMLRSQMTGLV, encoded by the exons atgcaggAGAAGCTGACCGAAACCCTGGCTCCCACTTCATCAAGGGCGTCGTCGTTTTTTATCGAGAACCTACTGGGCAAGGAGCGCAACGGGCAGGAATCGTTGGCAAACAACAGTCGAGGGGAAGCTGGTGCGGAAACGGTCTGTGCCGGCCGAGTCCTGAACGCACATCACGTCGACACGAGCGCTCCAGCGCCCCGTGGCACCGGCTCCGCAGCCTGGTCCCAACACAGAGACACGCCGTTGCACTGGTACCGCGGGGGGGCTAACTTGAACTTCAGAGCTTTGGAAACGCCGCACA GTCCAAGGGATAATCCATGTTCAGAGGACCACTGCTGCTCCGTAACGACCAGCGACAGAGGTTCACCCGCCGTGTCCGAGCCGATAACAGAGAGCAGCGACGAGACCGACCGGAAAACAGGGGACAGCAACCTGACGGACGACAACGAGGACGCGCAGCACGCTTTTGACACACGGCCGGAGCAAGAGACACCGTCTGACCCGAGCTCCACCCGGAAGAAGAAGACCCGGACCGTGTTCAGCCGCAGTCAGGTGTTCCAGCTGGAGTCCACTTTTGATGTGAAGCGGTATCTGAGCAGCTCGGAGAGAGCGGGGCTGGCAGCCTCTCTCCACCTGACAGAGACTCAGGTCAAAATCTGGTTTCAGAACCGGAGGAATAAATGGAAGAGACAGCTGGCGGCGGATCTAGAGGCGGCTCATATTCCAAACTCGGCCCAACGGATTGTCAGGGTCCCCATCCTGTATCACGAGGGACCCGCACCCACTGCGGCACTGGGTTTCAACTTGACCGGTCATCCCGTGTCTTCACCCGTTGCGGGCTTCTCCAGCTCCATCAGCTACCCTCTGTCCTCGTTTGCTCACTCCATGAGCATGTTAAGATCGCAGATGACCGGGCTGGTGTAA
- the hmx4 gene encoding H6 family homeobox 4: protein MNKVDAPCRPAASLKFTIDNILNLKTSGRNCDSCHPAGLQDDSATAMRKDGFQSHHEEHGAQQRQDAGSRLQESELTTDCSGATESVIMSRGDPRKATEVRFESGDSSCDDSSSTTTATDAHKGGSPAKKSKMITKKKTRTIFSKRQIFQLESTFDMKRYLSSAERACLASSLQLTETQVKIWFQNRRNKLKRQISTEIDGPVSDFPETAKPVVVGQLPALYKESNLLGRCLLPMPLPVVYPGSSTPYLCFSNASKYFSLYDGDV, encoded by the exons ATGAACAAAGTGGACGCACCATGTCGACCCGCCGCCTCACTGAAATTCACTATTGACAACATCCTCAACCTCAAGACAAGCGGGAGGAATTGTGACAGTTGTCATCCCGCCGGACTGCAGGATGACTCGGCCACGGCGATGCGCAAAGACGGTTTCCAGAGTCATCACGAGGAGCACGGAGCCCAGCAGAGGCAGGATGCGGGCAGCAGGCTCCAGGAAAGTG AGTTGACCACTGACTGCAGCGGAGCAACGGAATCGGTCATCATGAGCCGCGGAGACCCGAGGAAGGCGACGGAGGTGCGCTTCGAGAGCGGGGACAGCAGCTGCGACGACAGTAGCTCCACCACCACGGCCACGGACGCCCACAAAGGAGGCAGCCCGGCCAAGAAGAGCAAAATGATAACGAAAAAGAAAACGCGCACTATTTTTTCCAAGAGACAGATTTTCCAGTTGGAGTCTACCTTCGACATGAAACGCTATCTGAGCAGCGCGGAGCGCGCCTGCCTCGCCAGCTCTCTCCAGCTGACGGAGACCCAGGTGAAAATATGGTTTCAGAACCGCAGGAATAAGTTGAAACGACAAATCTCGACCGAAATCGACGGACCCGTTAGCGATTTCCCCGAGACTGCAAAGCCCGTGGTGGTGGGGCAGCTCCCGGCCTTGTACAAAGAGAGCAACCTGCTGGGGAGATGCCTGCTGCCCATGCCACTGCCCGTGGTCTACCCGGGGAGTAGCACGCCTTACCTCTGCTTCTCAAACGCCAGCAAGTACTTCAGCCTGTACGACGGGGACGTATGA